In one window of Campylobacter coli DNA:
- a CDS encoding methyltransferase domain-containing protein: MFFYEYLKNPKQIGAFCSSSQKLGFVMTQNINLRQANYIVEIGPGTGVFTENILKYKNKKAQFFAIEINKNMAEKLKRKIANLDIEIGSAENLPYFLRQRSIANADVIVSGIPWSLLKDHEQEKLLKIIHKSLKPNGYFSTFAYVLPTFSSLKFRQKIFSFFSEVRISRVVWQNFPPAVVYYCKK; this comes from the coding sequence ATGTTTTTTTATGAATATCTTAAAAATCCAAAACAAATCGGTGCCTTTTGCTCTAGCTCCCAAAAACTAGGTTTTGTTATGACTCAAAATATTAATTTGCGTCAAGCAAACTATATCGTAGAAATTGGACCTGGCACAGGTGTTTTTACGGAAAATATTTTAAAATATAAAAACAAAAAAGCGCAATTTTTTGCTATAGAAATCAATAAAAATATGGCAGAGAAACTTAAAAGAAAAATTGCAAATTTGGATATAGAAATAGGAAGTGCTGAAAATTTACCTTATTTTTTAAGGCAAAGAAGTATAGCTAACGCAGATGTGATTGTTAGTGGAATTCCGTGGAGTTTGCTTAAAGATCATGAGCAAGAAAAGCTTTTAAAAATCATTCATAAAAGCTTAAAACCCAATGGTTATTTTAGCACTTTTGCTTATGTATTGCCTACTTTTTCAAGTTTAAAATTCCGTCAAAAGATATTTTCTTTTTTTTCAGAGGTAAGAATTTCAAGAGTTGTTTGGCAAAATTTCCCACCTGCTGTGGTGTATTATTGTAAGAAATAG
- a CDS encoding class I SAM-dependent methyltransferase: MENSIKDSYNKICKKWSDFRKSTSTNKCIIDFANDLKSNSRVLDIGCGTGYPIASYLSKQGFQVTGIDISEEMIKQAQKLNLHNATFLVENILNFKTDKKYDAIIAFDSIWHISHDKQECIYQIISSLLTPDGLFLFTHGKNDGEIISTMWGESFYHSALDLEKVHKLLKQNGFDILSSIEDYMEETTGDRELLIIAKKKEL; this comes from the coding sequence ATGGAAAATAGTATAAAAGATTCGTACAATAAAATTTGTAAAAAGTGGAGTGATTTTCGAAAAAGCACTTCAACCAATAAATGCATTATTGATTTTGCGAATGATTTGAAGTCAAATTCAAGAGTGTTAGATATTGGTTGTGGAACAGGATATCCTATTGCTTCGTATTTATCAAAACAAGGTTTTCAAGTTACTGGGATAGATATTTCAGAAGAAATGATAAAACAAGCACAAAAACTTAACTTACATAATGCTACTTTTTTAGTAGAGAATATTTTAAATTTCAAAACAGATAAAAAATATGATGCAATCATCGCATTTGATTCTATTTGGCATATTAGTCACGATAAGCAAGAATGTATTTATCAAATCATTTCTTCTTTGTTGACACCTGATGGATTGTTTTTATTTACCCATGGAAAAAATGATGGCGAAATTATCAGCACAATGTGGGGAGAATCATTTTACCATAGTGCTCTAGATTTAGAAAAAGTACATAAATTATTAAAGCAAAACGGATTTGATATCTTATCTTCCATAGAAGATTATATGGAAGAAACTACGGGTGATCGAGAATTGCTCATTATTGCTAAAAAGAAAGAATTATGA